In Thermosynechococcus sichuanensis E542, a single genomic region encodes these proteins:
- a CDS encoding AAA family ATPase, with product MSAQSDLELLLRARYPLLYVATTEEERLEATLHTISDRLNQRPIYIWDFVEGYQGNPNDLGVAKRNPLSALEFVERLPPPAAAMILLRDFHRFIEDVAVSRKLRNLARQLKSQPKNLILLAPTVQLPPELRDVITVVEFPLPQREEIRLELVKLCQSLGNIPPEPILDELIRACQGLTLERIRRVIGRIIALHGMLDGSHVDLILEEKRQILRQTQILEFYPTQETIADIGGLDNLKEWLLRRGGAFSERARRYGLPYPRGVLLVGIQGTGKSLTAKAIAHQWHLPLLRLDVGRLFGGLVGESEARTREMIQIAEALAPCVLWIDEMDKAFAGIDGRGDGGTSSRVFGTIITWLAEKTSAVFVVATANNVQVLPPELLRKGRFDEIFFVGLPNVDERRAIFEVHLSRVRRDRLQNYDLERLAYETIDFSGAEIEQCIIEAMHLAFSQDRDFTTEDLLHAASEIIPLARTAREQVHQLQEWAASGRARFASRILSPPTGR from the coding sequence GTGAGTGCTCAGTCTGACCTTGAACTGTTGCTGCGGGCACGCTATCCCCTGTTGTATGTGGCCACAACGGAGGAAGAACGCCTTGAGGCGACACTGCACACAATTAGCGATCGCCTGAATCAGCGCCCCATCTATATTTGGGATTTTGTCGAGGGGTATCAGGGCAATCCCAATGATCTGGGGGTGGCCAAGCGCAATCCCCTCAGTGCCCTTGAATTTGTTGAAAGACTACCGCCACCGGCAGCGGCGATGATTTTGCTGCGGGATTTTCACCGCTTTATTGAGGATGTGGCGGTCTCTCGCAAACTGCGCAACCTCGCGCGGCAACTCAAGTCCCAGCCGAAAAACCTGATCTTGCTGGCTCCGACAGTGCAGTTGCCACCGGAACTGCGGGATGTGATTACCGTTGTCGAGTTTCCCTTACCCCAACGGGAGGAAATTCGCCTTGAACTGGTAAAGCTCTGCCAAAGTCTCGGCAACATTCCCCCAGAACCCATTCTCGATGAATTGATTCGTGCCTGTCAGGGGTTGACCCTAGAGCGGATTCGGCGGGTCATTGGCCGCATTATTGCTCTCCACGGTATGCTCGACGGCAGCCATGTGGATCTGATCTTGGAGGAGAAACGGCAGATCCTGCGGCAAACCCAAATTCTCGAGTTTTACCCCACCCAAGAGACGATTGCCGACATTGGTGGCTTGGATAACCTCAAGGAGTGGTTACTGCGGCGCGGTGGAGCCTTTTCTGAGCGGGCACGGCGCTATGGGCTACCCTATCCCCGTGGGGTGCTGCTGGTGGGGATTCAGGGGACGGGGAAGTCCCTGACAGCGAAGGCGATCGCCCACCAATGGCATCTGCCCCTATTGCGATTGGATGTGGGACGGCTCTTTGGCGGCCTTGTGGGGGAATCCGAAGCGCGTACCCGCGAGATGATTCAAATTGCTGAAGCCCTAGCCCCCTGCGTCCTCTGGATCGATGAGATGGATAAAGCCTTTGCGGGCATTGATGGCCGAGGGGATGGCGGTACCAGTAGCCGCGTTTTTGGCACGATTATCACTTGGCTGGCTGAGAAAACCTCCGCTGTTTTTGTGGTAGCAACTGCCAACAATGTGCAAGTGTTGCCCCCGGAACTGCTGCGCAAGGGGCGCTTTGATGAGATCTTTTTTGTCGGGCTGCCCAATGTGGATGAGCGGCGAGCCATTTTTGAAGTGCACCTCAGTCGCGTGCGGCGCGATCGCCTGCAAAACTATGATTTAGAGCGCTTGGCCTACGAAACAATTGACTTTTCTGGGGCTGAAATTGAGCAGTGTATTATTGAAGCAATGCACCTTGCCTTTAGCCAAGATCGCGACTTTACCACTGAAGATCTGCTTCACGCTGCCAGTGAAATTATCCCCTTGGCCCGGACAGCTCGCGAACAGGTGCACCAATTACAAGAATGGGCGGCCTCGGGTCGGGCACGGTTTGCTTCACGGATCCTGTCTCCCCCCACAGGGCGTTAA
- a CDS encoding YceD family protein, with amino-acid sequence MTHAHWLTIPELLRLPAQTYEWRVDIEFPDLATLTPVQGIVTATHRHTYLELRAGVQTIVTLCCDRCLQYYNYRLECTTTELIWLAETPASQPDDDLVETLPATGRLDLADWLYQQLCLALPYPKYCDPNCAGIHPPTPAEPPIDYRWAALAQLQSALERSEPSP; translated from the coding sequence GTGACCCATGCCCACTGGCTAACCATTCCTGAACTCCTGCGGCTGCCCGCCCAGACCTATGAGTGGCGGGTGGATATTGAGTTTCCAGACTTGGCAACGCTGACTCCCGTCCAAGGGATTGTGACTGCCACTCACCGCCACACCTACTTAGAACTGCGTGCTGGTGTGCAGACGATTGTGACCCTGTGTTGCGATCGCTGTTTGCAGTACTACAACTACCGCCTCGAGTGTACGACCACTGAACTTATTTGGCTGGCGGAAACTCCAGCGAGTCAGCCCGACGATGATCTGGTGGAAACCTTGCCGGCTACAGGTCGCCTTGATCTGGCAGACTGGCTCTACCAGCAACTGTGCCTTGCCCTGCCCTACCCCAAGTACTGCGATCCCAATTGTGCTGGGATTCACCCCCCCACGCCTGCCGAACCCCCGATTGATTATCGCTGGGCGGCGTTGGCACAACTCCAATCGGCTCTGGAGCGTTCGGAACCATCGCCGTGA
- a CDS encoding BLUF domain-containing protein, translating into MRLHRLIYLSCATDGLSYPDLRDIMAKSEVNNVRDGITGMLCYGNGMFLQTLEGDRQKVSETYARILKDPRHHSAEIIEFKAIEERSFINWSMRLVQLGEMDSDTIRHLRLKYSPAATFQPTSMTAEQCFHFLKALYEMSQGT; encoded by the coding sequence ATGAGATTACATCGCCTGATCTATCTCAGTTGTGCCACCGATGGCCTATCCTACCCAGACCTGCGGGATATTATGGCTAAGTCAGAGGTGAACAATGTCCGCGATGGCATTACGGGAATGCTGTGCTATGGCAACGGTATGTTTCTACAAACCCTTGAGGGCGATCGCCAGAAAGTGAGCGAAACCTATGCCCGCATCCTCAAGGATCCCCGCCACCACAGCGCTGAAATTATTGAATTCAAAGCAATTGAAGAGCGCAGCTTTATCAACTGGTCAATGCGTTTGGTGCAATTGGGCGAGATGGATAGCGATACAATTCGGCACCTGCGGTTAAAATACTCTCCAGCAGCAACGTTTCAGCCCACCTCAATGACGGCTGAGCAGTGCTTCCATTTCCTGAAGGCACTCTATGAGATGAGTCAAGGAACCTAG
- a CDS encoding class I SAM-dependent methyltransferase translates to MTISIQYVDPKTKTPLRKDDTAYYSETGSVYPIVNQIPRFVDSSQNYTQSFSLQWNKFSKTQIDDTDQKQSETRFFATTNWQPEELAGKNILEAGSGAGRFTRVILEKTSAHLWSFDYSEAVEANWQNNSKIAGGRLHLFQASIYEIPLPDSSFDKVFCFGVLQHTPNFEESVKSLIKYAKIGAEIVVDFYPIKGFWTKIHAKYLLRPLTKRMSHQTLLSIIERNIDSLMMIFDFLVKVRLGVLTRFLPIVDLRTIPSTLDKQKRREWAILDTFDMFSPEYDNPQRIKDVAAMFERHGAKVTFAGFVKSSAGTSAVVRGVRET, encoded by the coding sequence ATGACTATCTCCATTCAGTACGTTGACCCCAAGACGAAAACGCCACTCAGAAAGGATGATACTGCGTACTATAGTGAGACGGGTTCTGTTTATCCAATTGTTAATCAGATTCCTAGATTCGTAGATTCAAGCCAAAACTATACTCAAAGTTTTAGTCTGCAATGGAATAAATTCTCAAAAACACAAATAGATGATACAGATCAAAAACAATCTGAAACTCGATTCTTTGCAACAACAAACTGGCAGCCTGAGGAGCTTGCTGGCAAAAACATTCTAGAAGCAGGTTCTGGTGCAGGTAGATTTACGCGGGTTATCCTAGAAAAAACATCTGCTCATCTTTGGAGTTTTGATTATTCAGAAGCTGTTGAGGCAAATTGGCAAAATAATTCTAAGATTGCTGGTGGAAGATTACACCTATTTCAGGCGAGCATCTACGAAATTCCTTTGCCTGACTCCTCTTTTGATAAGGTGTTTTGTTTTGGCGTCCTCCAACACACACCTAACTTTGAAGAATCTGTCAAAAGTCTCATTAAATACGCAAAAATCGGTGCTGAAATTGTGGTTGATTTCTACCCAATTAAAGGCTTTTGGACAAAAATACACGCAAAATATTTGCTAAGACCTTTAACAAAAAGGATGTCTCATCAAACTCTTTTGAGCATTATTGAGAGAAATATAGATAGTTTAATGATGATATTTGATTTTTTAGTAAAAGTCAGACTAGGTGTACTGACTCGATTTTTGCCAATCGTTGATCTACGAACCATTCCCAGTACTCTCGATAAGCAAAAACGTCGTGAATGGGCAATTTTAGACACTTTTGATATGTTCTCTCCAGAGTATGATAATCCCCAAAGAATAAAAGATGTTGCTGCTATGTTTGAACGTCACGGAGCCAAGGTTACTTTTGCTGGATTTGTTAAATCGAGTGCTGGCACTAGCGCGGTGGTCAGGGGGGTTCGCGAAACTTAA
- a CDS encoding DUF2752 domain-containing protein, giving the protein MLRFSDAVLSRQERLSRWGFLGLTTAPLVGAALFNHTGTPPFLLCPLRATTGIPCPGCGLTRSFMAIARGNVEDALRMHLFGPVLFLAFAVAAILMAIELRTGRRLRHTPFRYINERIQNWGWLGVIYLGYYGLRLYSLFQTGEFYINPLNIFLRS; this is encoded by the coding sequence ATGCTGCGCTTCTCTGATGCAGTTTTATCAAGGCAGGAACGCTTGAGCCGCTGGGGCTTTTTGGGACTGACCACAGCACCTTTAGTGGGAGCGGCACTCTTTAACCATACGGGGACGCCACCTTTTTTGCTGTGTCCCTTGCGGGCAACCACAGGTATTCCCTGTCCGGGGTGTGGCCTGACTCGTTCCTTTATGGCGATCGCTCGCGGCAATGTTGAAGATGCCCTGAGAATGCATCTCTTTGGCCCTGTGCTCTTTCTAGCATTTGCAGTGGCCGCTATATTGATGGCCATTGAACTAAGAACTGGGCGGCGATTGCGGCACACCCCCTTTCGTTACATCAATGAACGTATTCAAAACTGGGGGTGGCTGGGGGTGATTTATCTTGGCTACTACGGACTGCGACTGTACAGTTTATTCCAAACAGGTGAATTTTACATTAATCCCCTAAATATCTTTCTGAGGAGTTAA
- the tgt gene encoding tRNA guanosine(34) transglycosylase Tgt: MFEFVCQQNCAHTQARAGLFHTPHGAVATPRFMPVGTLANVKTLTPEHLKAAGAQMVLANTYHLHLQPGEDIVAAAGGLHRFMGWSGPILTDSGGFQVFSLSEMRQISDQGVVFRSPHDGQIIELSPEGAIAIQEALGADVVMAFDECPPYPASRETVIQATQRTLHWLERCIAAKQRPDQALFAIVQGGVYADLRRECAAAMVPYDLPGYAIGGVSVGEPNRAMHEIVAVTAPLLPAHKPRYLMGVGTHLEMLRAIAAGVDLFDCVIPTRLARHGCAIVQGQRWNLKNARFRRDYEPLDATCPCYTCTTFSRAYLSHLVRAKELLAYTLLSIHNVTELIRFTQAARQAILEERFAAFAAEWEQRLVVDAEEPNAALL, translated from the coding sequence GTGTTTGAATTTGTCTGCCAGCAGAACTGTGCCCATACCCAAGCACGGGCAGGCCTGTTTCACACCCCCCATGGCGCAGTGGCAACGCCGCGTTTTATGCCCGTGGGTACTTTAGCGAATGTGAAAACCCTCACCCCAGAGCACCTCAAGGCGGCGGGCGCCCAAATGGTCTTGGCCAACACCTACCATCTTCATCTGCAACCCGGGGAAGACATTGTGGCCGCAGCAGGGGGGCTGCACCGTTTTATGGGCTGGTCAGGGCCAATTCTCACGGATTCGGGGGGGTTTCAGGTCTTTAGCCTCAGTGAAATGCGGCAAATTTCCGACCAAGGGGTAGTGTTTCGTTCGCCCCACGATGGGCAGATCATTGAATTGTCACCAGAGGGGGCGATCGCCATTCAAGAGGCCCTGGGGGCAGATGTGGTCATGGCCTTCGATGAGTGCCCCCCCTACCCTGCTAGCCGTGAGACCGTAATCCAAGCAACGCAACGCACCCTGCATTGGTTAGAGCGCTGTATTGCCGCCAAACAAAGACCCGATCAAGCTCTTTTTGCCATTGTTCAGGGGGGGGTGTATGCCGACCTGCGGCGGGAATGTGCTGCGGCGATGGTGCCCTATGACCTGCCGGGCTATGCCATTGGGGGGGTGAGTGTCGGTGAACCCAACCGTGCCATGCACGAAATTGTGGCGGTGACGGCTCCCCTCTTGCCTGCCCATAAGCCGCGTTATTTGATGGGGGTGGGGACTCATTTAGAAATGTTGCGGGCGATCGCTGCTGGGGTTGATCTCTTTGATTGTGTGATTCCCACGCGGTTAGCTCGCCACGGCTGTGCCATCGTCCAAGGGCAGCGCTGGAACCTGAAAAATGCCCGCTTTCGCCGCGATTATGAGCCACTCGATGCCACTTGTCCCTGCTATACCTGCACCACCTTTAGCCGTGCCTACCTCAGCCACCTCGTGCGTGCCAAGGAGCTGCTGGCCTATACCTTACTCTCGATTCATAATGTGACGGAACTGATTCGCTTTACCCAAGCGGCCCGCCAAGCAATTTTAGAGGAGCGATTTGCGGCCTTTGCGGCAGAATGGGAGCAGCGACTAGTGGTGGATGCTGAGGAACCCAATGCTGCGCTTCTCTGA